The following are encoded in a window of Brevibacillus ruminantium genomic DNA:
- a CDS encoding RNA polymerase sigma factor — protein MGVLYGQQLDEWVEQYTNRLVRLAYTYERCWQTAEDRVQDAFVKAYKQQHQLRNQVDAFPWLARIVINECKMSWRRSWREVVMEWLPDNRQLVSAEDELMGKLESAEIYQHVLELPEPFRTAIILFYFEDLSVDEISSILDVSQGTVKSRLARGRDRLYRVMREEGVHGRQVEKCKTTV, from the coding sequence GTGGGGGTTCTGTATGGTCAACAATTAGACGAGTGGGTAGAACAATACACAAACCGACTCGTACGACTTGCCTATACGTATGAGCGATGCTGGCAAACAGCAGAGGATCGCGTACAGGATGCATTTGTAAAAGCGTATAAACAGCAGCATCAGCTTCGAAACCAGGTTGACGCCTTCCCCTGGTTGGCCAGAATCGTGATCAATGAATGCAAAATGTCTTGGAGGAGATCGTGGCGGGAGGTCGTGATGGAATGGCTTCCGGATAACCGGCAGCTAGTCAGTGCGGAGGATGAACTCATGGGCAAGCTGGAATCAGCAGAGATTTATCAGCACGTCCTTGAGCTGCCTGAACCTTTTCGCACCGCGATCATCCTCTTCTACTTTGAAGATCTGTCAGTCGATGAGATCAGTAGCATCCTGGATGTCAGCCAAGGCACGGTAAAATCAAGGCTGGCCCGAGGGCGGGACCGCCTGTACCGGGTGATGAGAGAGGAGGGTGTCCATGGAAGACAAGTTGAAAAATGCAAAACGACAGTATGA
- a CDS encoding MBL fold metallo-hydrolase, translating into MTNVTELIADSTWAILTYEEAWQTYINSYVIAKNGAYILIDSHLRKHRPYFQQALVEIGVKSEEIAYVYFTHRHADHIGNSDLFPSRHNWIHLEDFYELDDFSQTFFGHTFTGSGGVLPMLQFRHLPFHTEGSVAFFDPDTKVCFVGDHLHFAKTPWEKLVDYGSLQREACRQFVKRCVKEEPKVAEGLAEGLEILLGWPIEYLATGHGPILQGEIAPFFEELISLVRKA; encoded by the coding sequence TTGACGAACGTGACCGAACTCATCGCCGATTCCACGTGGGCGATCCTCACCTATGAAGAAGCGTGGCAAACCTATATCAACAGCTATGTCATTGCAAAAAACGGTGCGTATATATTGATTGACTCCCATCTTCGCAAGCACCGCCCCTACTTCCAGCAGGCGCTTGTGGAGATAGGAGTCAAATCAGAAGAAATTGCGTATGTGTATTTTACGCATCGTCATGCTGACCATATCGGCAACTCTGATTTGTTTCCTTCCAGGCATAACTGGATTCACCTCGAAGATTTCTACGAATTAGATGATTTTTCTCAAACCTTCTTCGGCCACACCTTTACCGGCTCGGGTGGAGTTCTGCCCATGCTGCAGTTCCGCCACCTTCCATTCCATACCGAGGGGTCCGTCGCTTTTTTTGATCCGGATACCAAGGTATGCTTTGTCGGTGATCACCTCCATTTTGCCAAGACACCCTGGGAAAAGCTGGTGGATTATGGAAGTCTTCAGCGGGAGGCTTGCCGGCAATTCGTAAAGCGCTGTGTCAAGGAAGAACCAAAAGTGGCTGAGGGTCTGGCCGAAGGATTGGAAATTCTCTTGGGATGGCCGATTGAGTATCTGGCGACCGGGCATGGTCCCATTCTCCAAGGGGAGATTGCTCCTTTTTTTGAGGAACTCATTTCTCTCGTTCGTAAAGCATAA
- a CDS encoding DUF4179 domain-containing protein, whose protein sequence is MKKIALVTAAVLGIGFSVSVAVSPTLANYVSSFFNKDLDKGVQDAVDMGYAKEAEASATDQGIIIKVADVMADPARIIVSFQLEDTNGKKWSQHILNHKENKIYVTDEDGNVVADRISYFLRNDDYGYYQLMLAEDTPKQLKLHLEVKKLETRVEEAANEFMDGNWNITVPIDMEKSMAASKTVPLSKTITTTPGLTIIAKSIAYTPSAARLTLETTWSEEAQKRIDGFAKQLNATEQDLKTLKAYELNYRIMDNAGNEIVSTSRRSTQEQSPLYESIRKVTENGIEKDVYDIVFIPSKQQGEMTFELDGITLQEPSQLAIPIEANALAKAPVVEEREGLRVTIKSMSMEQEPESEKMMPALRVQEEYKDYPLREWYLTDDQNRSYPLKSVPVPCKVTSDSTGDTLTVCERTLFAKGMDQLPKKAKLQLRLEAKSYETLDWQLALPLEK, encoded by the coding sequence TTGAAAAAAATAGCACTCGTAACAGCGGCTGTTTTGGGTATTGGTTTTTCGGTAAGCGTCGCCGTTTCACCAACTTTGGCCAATTACGTATCGTCGTTCTTTAACAAAGATTTAGACAAGGGTGTCCAAGATGCGGTAGACATGGGGTATGCCAAAGAGGCCGAAGCAAGTGCGACTGATCAGGGTATTATCATCAAAGTGGCGGATGTAATGGCTGATCCGGCTCGCATAATCGTGTCCTTTCAGCTTGAAGATACAAATGGTAAAAAATGGTCACAGCATATACTCAATCACAAGGAAAATAAAATATATGTCACCGATGAAGATGGGAATGTCGTTGCTGATCGCATCAGCTACTTTTTGCGCAATGATGACTACGGGTACTACCAGCTTATGCTCGCCGAAGATACACCGAAGCAGCTGAAACTTCACTTGGAAGTAAAGAAGCTGGAAACGAGAGTAGAAGAGGCAGCAAACGAGTTTATGGACGGTAACTGGAATATAACTGTACCAATCGATATGGAAAAAAGCATGGCCGCTTCCAAAACAGTCCCGCTCAGCAAAACAATCACAACCACTCCAGGCTTGACAATAATAGCCAAATCAATTGCGTACACACCAAGTGCGGCTCGATTGACTTTGGAAACAACATGGTCAGAGGAAGCCCAAAAACGCATTGACGGTTTTGCCAAACAGCTTAACGCGACCGAACAGGACTTGAAAACGCTGAAAGCATATGAATTGAATTACCGGATCATGGATAACGCAGGAAATGAAATCGTCTCTACCTCACGCAGATCAACACAGGAACAGAGCCCTCTCTATGAATCTATCAGAAAAGTAACGGAAAATGGCATAGAGAAGGACGTATATGACATCGTATTTATTCCATCCAAGCAGCAGGGAGAAATGACGTTCGAGCTTGATGGTATTACTTTGCAGGAGCCATCTCAATTAGCCATTCCAATCGAGGCAAATGCACTGGCAAAGGCTCCAGTCGTAGAGGAGCGGGAAGGGCTGCGTGTAACGATTAAGAGTATGTCTATGGAGCAGGAGCCGGAATCTGAAAAAATGATGCCTGCTTTACGCGTGCAGGAGGAATATAAAGATTATCCCCTTCGTGAATGGTATCTGACGGATGATCAGAATCGGTCGTACCCACTGAAAAGTGTTCCTGTGCCATGCAAGGTCACATCAGATTCAACTGGTGATACGCTGACCGTCTGCGAAAGAACTTTGTTTGCCAAAGGCATGGATCAGCTACCGAAAAAGGCTAAACTTCAGTTGAGGTTGGAAGCGAAAAGCTACGAAACTTTAGATTGGCAACTGGCATTGCCCCTTGAAAAGTAG
- a CDS encoding LysM peptidoglycan-binding domain-containing protein, with the protein MNYVVQPGDTLNAIAARFGVPVQELIRVNNIPAPYYIYIGQTIFVPTRPPGQPLPPSTDVDRRLRRLEDRMNRAEQSIRDLDRRADRLEQRVTRLESRPRPRT; encoded by the coding sequence GTGAATTACGTAGTCCAACCCGGGGATACATTAAACGCGATTGCCGCCCGTTTTGGCGTGCCAGTACAGGAACTGATCCGTGTCAACAATATTCCGGCCCCTTACTACATCTACATTGGCCAAACGATCTTTGTCCCTACAAGACCTCCAGGTCAGCCGCTGCCCCCAAGCACCGATGTAGACCGACGGCTTCGCCGGCTTGAGGATCGGATGAATCGGGCTGAACAAAGCATTCGCGACCTGGACCGCCGTGCAGATCGTTTGGAACAGCGGGTGACCAGACTGGAGTCCCGTCCGCGTCCACGCACGTAA
- a CDS encoding beta-propeller domain-containing protein produces MKKAIGFLLSGVLILAAALAAEGIFGKKESVVVAEEMPSVYLKQADASSSEEPIPVLGSYQQLKKLMKEYEKKQVIRDGYAVAEKASAPVMAPAASSPQMEAGTTAKTVADQASFSSTNVQVQGVDEADVVKTDGTYLYQATQEEIRIIRAYPADRMELVSRITYDEQRFSPQEIYVDEKRLVVIGHSQPEMVRDSAVKSKRFAPIPSPMMVQALIYDISEKSTPRLTRTLEAAGYYVSSRKIGSSLYLVTNKGLDWYAINNQAEEVPGPLYRDTAQSADYRSVPYSTIRYFPEAIQPQYLIVAGANLDDPKQAISVHTYLGAGENIYASQDHLYVAVTQDTAIEAKPASSSHLPRKPESLPVAEYETQLFRFALKNGTLAYAGKGAVPGRMLNQFSIDEHNKFLRIATTTGEMWRTDEGTSKNNLYVLDSELKLSGKLEGIAPGEKIYSVRFMGDRAYMVTFKQVDPLFVIDVKDPSSPKILGALKIPGYSDYLHPYDENHVIGFGKDAVADKDMAFYQGMKLALFDVSDVSNPVEKFQTIIGDRGTDSELLGNHKALLFSKEKELLAFPVRVHELTPKQKAARDIHAYGEFAFQGAYVYKLNQQEGFVLRGSITHLDPDDLKKAGHDWYDSRKNVERIVYIGDTLYTLSREKVKANDLGTLAERGTLRLSK; encoded by the coding sequence ATGAAAAAAGCAATCGGCTTTCTCTTGTCAGGAGTCCTTATTCTGGCTGCTGCCCTGGCCGCGGAAGGTATTTTCGGCAAAAAAGAGTCGGTCGTCGTAGCCGAAGAGATGCCATCTGTCTATCTGAAGCAGGCGGATGCTTCGAGCAGCGAGGAGCCCATACCGGTTCTCGGTTCCTATCAACAATTGAAAAAACTGATGAAAGAGTATGAAAAGAAGCAGGTCATCCGGGATGGCTATGCCGTCGCAGAAAAAGCGAGCGCACCCGTAATGGCCCCGGCTGCAAGCAGTCCTCAGATGGAGGCCGGAACCACTGCGAAAACAGTCGCAGATCAAGCTTCCTTTTCTTCGACCAATGTACAGGTGCAAGGCGTCGATGAGGCCGATGTCGTCAAGACAGATGGCACTTATCTCTACCAAGCCACGCAAGAAGAGATTCGAATTATTCGGGCTTATCCCGCCGACCGGATGGAATTGGTCAGCCGCATCACGTATGACGAGCAGCGATTCTCTCCCCAAGAAATTTACGTAGATGAAAAGCGTTTGGTCGTGATTGGGCACTCCCAGCCTGAAATGGTTCGCGACAGCGCTGTTAAGAGCAAACGATTCGCACCAATCCCCTCCCCCATGATGGTTCAGGCACTGATTTACGACATCTCGGAGAAAAGCACGCCACGCCTGACAAGAACACTGGAGGCGGCCGGCTACTACGTGTCCTCCCGGAAGATCGGGTCCAGTCTCTATCTGGTGACCAACAAAGGGCTGGACTGGTATGCCATCAACAACCAGGCAGAAGAGGTTCCGGGGCCGCTCTACCGTGACACGGCACAAAGCGCGGACTATCGGTCTGTCCCTTATTCCACGATCCGTTATTTTCCCGAAGCGATTCAGCCCCAGTATCTGATCGTCGCCGGAGCCAACCTCGATGATCCCAAACAGGCGATTTCCGTCCATACCTATCTGGGGGCAGGCGAAAATATCTACGCCTCCCAGGATCACCTGTACGTCGCCGTTACCCAGGATACCGCTATAGAGGCGAAGCCAGCCAGCTCGTCACACTTGCCCCGCAAGCCTGAATCACTGCCAGTGGCTGAATACGAGACACAGCTTTTCCGCTTTGCGTTGAAAAACGGGACGCTTGCCTATGCTGGCAAAGGAGCGGTTCCAGGCCGGATGCTGAACCAGTTTTCCATCGATGAACACAACAAGTTCTTGCGTATCGCCACAACCACGGGAGAGATGTGGCGCACGGACGAAGGCACTTCGAAAAACAATCTCTATGTGCTTGACTCCGAGTTGAAGCTGAGCGGCAAGCTGGAAGGGATCGCCCCCGGAGAGAAGATCTACTCTGTGCGCTTTATGGGTGATCGGGCCTACATGGTTACCTTCAAGCAGGTCGATCCTCTGTTCGTCATCGACGTCAAGGACCCGTCATCGCCTAAAATACTGGGTGCCCTCAAAATACCAGGCTACAGCGATTACTTGCACCCCTACGATGAAAACCATGTCATCGGCTTCGGAAAAGACGCAGTCGCTGATAAGGATATGGCTTTCTACCAAGGCATGAAGCTGGCTTTGTTCGACGTATCCGATGTGAGCAATCCAGTAGAGAAATTTCAAACCATCATTGGGGATCGCGGAACGGATTCGGAGCTGCTTGGCAACCACAAGGCTCTTCTCTTTTCTAAAGAAAAAGAGCTGCTGGCATTTCCCGTACGCGTTCATGAGCTCACCCCTAAACAAAAAGCAGCGCGTGACATCCATGCATACGGCGAATTTGCTTTTCAGGGAGCCTATGTATACAAACTGAATCAGCAGGAGGGCTTTGTCTTGCGCGGCAGCATTACCCATCTCGATCCCGATGACCTGAAAAAAGCGGGACATGATTGGTATGACAGCCGGAAAAACGTGGAGAGAATCGTCTATATCGGAGATACCCTTTACACGCTCTCACGAGAAAAAGTTAAGGCAAATGATCTGGGAACATTGGCAGAACGCGGAACACTGCGGTTATCCAAATAA
- the yfkAB gene encoding radical SAM/CxCxxxxC motif protein YfkAB: MIRMVPTTPLTPNHDPWEPLFHATPPAYKLTSVEFTVTNLCNLRCEHCAVGDTLRFKDDPALPVEMILRRLDEAPELATISITGGEPMYSERTVKEMILPLLRYAAERGLRTQINSNLTMPFSRYEHVLPYMDVMHMSWNWSSPDEFRTIVYANSRQTVSLKQAEQQFQTMWDNARQLAQAGVFVSAETMLNKRTSQKLEVLHEQIQQMGCRRHEVHPMYASDFARDLEVLSLEELRQSVDRLLQVRNEELWMLFGTLPFFACSPLSADRELIGRLRSAKNVTVRNDPDGRNRLNVNIFTGDVIVTDFGDVEPLGNIRTARLDQMFARWQEHPINQRINCYCPAASCAGPNLLVANTYYPAEDFTKRKALV; this comes from the coding sequence ATGATCCGTATGGTACCAACTACGCCACTGACACCAAACCACGACCCGTGGGAGCCGCTGTTTCATGCGACTCCGCCTGCATACAAGCTGACTAGTGTCGAATTTACCGTTACCAACCTGTGCAACCTCCGCTGTGAGCACTGTGCGGTTGGTGACACCCTTCGGTTTAAAGATGACCCGGCGCTGCCCGTCGAGATGATTTTGCGTCGACTGGACGAAGCTCCCGAGCTGGCTACCATCAGTATAACAGGCGGCGAACCAATGTACAGTGAACGAACTGTAAAGGAAATGATCCTGCCGCTGCTCCGCTACGCTGCCGAAAGAGGACTGCGAACCCAGATCAACTCCAACCTGACCATGCCCTTTTCCAGGTACGAACACGTTCTTCCTTACATGGATGTGATGCACATGTCTTGGAACTGGTCATCGCCCGATGAGTTCCGTACCATTGTATACGCAAATAGCAGGCAAACGGTTTCTTTAAAACAGGCTGAGCAGCAATTCCAAACCATGTGGGACAATGCTCGTCAGCTTGCACAAGCGGGTGTTTTTGTGTCTGCGGAAACGATGCTAAACAAACGCACGTCACAAAAATTGGAAGTTCTTCATGAGCAAATTCAGCAAATGGGTTGTCGCCGTCATGAAGTCCATCCGATGTATGCCAGCGATTTTGCACGCGACCTTGAGGTGCTTTCTTTAGAAGAATTACGTCAGTCTGTAGATCGCTTGTTGCAGGTGCGAAACGAAGAGCTGTGGATGCTCTTTGGCACCCTGCCGTTTTTTGCATGCAGTCCGCTTTCAGCAGACCGTGAGCTGATTGGGCGATTGCGTTCAGCCAAAAATGTCACGGTTCGCAATGACCCGGACGGAAGAAACCGACTCAATGTCAATATCTTTACAGGTGACGTGATCGTGACCGACTTCGGTGATGTCGAACCCCTGGGCAATATTCGGACAGCTCGACTGGACCAGATGTTTGCACGGTGGCAGGAACATCCGATTAATCAAAGAATCAATTGCTATTGTCCGGCTGCATCATGTGCAGGGCCCAATCTGCTTGTTGCCAACACCTACTACCCTGCTGAGGATTTTACGAAGAGAAAAGCGCTGGTCTAA
- a CDS encoding DUF1385 domain-containing protein has translation MIMGMSFSRGVLFHDRNVLACAEVKNGVIEVWSEKITLRTIGKLWVRVFFSFPWYYQLLHLLMLLYVIASAIFPEIEVLDPWWIAVYAAGFHFVFPRELKKFHGAEHKVFSHMGEKKLEAWEEIARADIVNEGCSTNLVVWFFTGFLLVLPFAPLVYSVGAGFAGILIAMAGDKWLRKYCRLLYRVSRFLQRYSTTREPNRIHLETAIRSYRQFEYLRKKEAAASHAA, from the coding sequence ATGATCATGGGCATGTCTTTTTCGCGCGGGGTCTTGTTTCACGACCGCAATGTTTTGGCTTGCGCCGAAGTAAAGAACGGCGTCATCGAAGTCTGGTCGGAGAAGATTACCCTTCGGACCATCGGAAAGCTCTGGGTGCGGGTATTTTTTTCATTTCCCTGGTATTATCAATTGCTGCATCTGCTCATGCTGCTCTATGTGATCGCATCCGCCATATTCCCGGAGATCGAGGTGCTTGACCCTTGGTGGATTGCGGTATATGCAGCCGGGTTTCACTTTGTTTTTCCCCGGGAATTGAAAAAGTTTCACGGAGCCGAGCATAAGGTGTTTAGCCATATGGGAGAAAAGAAGCTGGAAGCGTGGGAGGAGATCGCACGAGCCGATATCGTAAATGAGGGCTGCTCAACCAATCTGGTCGTCTGGTTTTTCACTGGATTTCTGCTTGTCCTTCCCTTTGCGCCCCTGGTATACAGCGTTGGTGCCGGTTTTGCAGGGATTTTGATCGCGATGGCGGGGGATAAGTGGCTCAGAAAATACTGTCGGTTGCTTTATCGGGTTTCCCGATTTTTACAGCGCTATTCGACGACACGAGAGCCCAATCGCATCCATTTGGAAACGGCGATCCGCTCGTACCGTCAATTTGAATACCTGCGAAAAAAGGAAGCGGCGGCAAGTCATGCTGCTTAA
- a CDS encoding carbon-nitrogen family hydrolase has protein sequence MKWNVALLQMDVAFGQPGKNVETVQRMVRQLSESGEKTDVILLPELWDTGYDLDRLSEIADQNGERATALFKEMASQLNAHVIGGSVADQREGCSFNTTYVVDRQGTVAGTYSKAHLFRLMQEEKHFAAGDSPGLYLLENQIVASVICYDIRFPEWVRLHALEGARVLFVSAQWPHPRLNHWRQLLISRAIENQMYVVACNCVGEGGGSTFCGHSMVVNPWGEILAEGMQQEEIIRAEIDLSLVDEVRKRIPVTVDRRPDLYRL, from the coding sequence ATGAAGTGGAATGTTGCCTTGCTGCAGATGGACGTCGCATTTGGACAACCGGGGAAAAATGTAGAAACCGTGCAAAGAATGGTCCGTCAATTGTCGGAATCGGGTGAAAAAACCGACGTCATTCTCTTGCCGGAACTATGGGATACAGGGTATGATTTGGACCGCCTCAGCGAAATTGCCGATCAAAACGGGGAGCGAGCAACAGCCTTGTTTAAAGAGATGGCAAGTCAACTGAATGCTCACGTGATCGGAGGCTCTGTGGCAGACCAGAGGGAGGGGTGTTCATTTAATACGACGTATGTGGTTGATCGCCAGGGAACGGTGGCAGGTACATATTCAAAAGCTCATTTGTTTCGCCTGATGCAGGAAGAAAAACACTTTGCAGCGGGCGACAGCCCGGGCTTGTACTTACTGGAAAATCAGATAGTTGCAAGCGTGATCTGCTATGATATCCGGTTCCCGGAGTGGGTCAGGCTGCATGCACTGGAGGGAGCCCGTGTCTTGTTTGTCAGTGCCCAGTGGCCCCATCCCCGCCTTAACCATTGGCGACAGCTTTTGATTTCCCGTGCGATTGAAAATCAGATGTATGTCGTCGCTTGCAACTGTGTAGGAGAGGGAGGAGGCAGTACGTTTTGCGGGCATTCCATGGTGGTCAATCCGTGGGGCGAAATCCTGGCGGAAGGAATGCAGCAGGAAGAGATCATTCGTGCAGAAATCGACCTTTCCCTGGTAGATGAAGTACGCAAACGCATACCTGTTACGGTTGACCGTCGTCCTGACCTATACCGGCTGTAA
- a CDS encoding alpha/beta-type small acid-soluble spore protein, producing the protein MSRRRRPLVPQAQAGLDQLKAKVAGVQQPEQAKYEVASELLVPLQKGYNGQLTSHDAGRIGGKLGGHMVKELVRMAMEKLPKT; encoded by the coding sequence ATGAGCAGACGCAGGCGGCCTCTCGTGCCGCAGGCACAAGCAGGCCTCGATCAGTTAAAAGCAAAGGTGGCCGGCGTGCAGCAGCCTGAGCAGGCAAAATACGAAGTAGCCAGCGAGTTATTGGTGCCCCTGCAAAAAGGGTATAATGGACAGCTCACTTCCCATGATGCAGGCCGTATTGGCGGCAAGCTGGGGGGTCATATGGTAAAGGAGCTTGTTCGCATGGCCATGGAGAAGCTGCCGAAAACGTAA
- a CDS encoding fumarate hydratase → MDTWKQSILELITETSTNLPPDVRRAINDAKAKEDSGTRAALSLSTIAQNITMAEDKVSPICQDTGMPTFEIKTPVGVNQLVIKKAIHEAIVEATKTGKLRPNSVDSLTGANSGDNLGPGTPVIHFEQWEEDEVEIKLILKGGGCENKNIQYSLPCELEGLGKAGRDLDGIRKCILHSVYQAQGQGCSAGFIGVGIGGDRTSGYSLAKHQLFRRVDDTNPISELAELEAYIMEKANDLGIGTMGFGGASTLLGCKIGVENRLPASFFVSVAYNCWAFRRQGVRLNPETGEITRYLYKDEPVAMNLDAASEQPAAERREVVLQAPITEEQIRSLKVGDVVIINGMMHTGRDALHKYLMDHDCPVDLQGGVIYHCGPVMLKDEQGEWHVKAAGPTTSIREEPYQGDIIKKFGIRAVIGKGGMGAKTLKALGEHGAVYLNAIGGAAQYYADCIEKVEGVDFMEFGIPEAMWHLRVNGFAAIVTMDAHGNSLHADVEKSSMEKLAQFAEPVFK, encoded by the coding sequence ATGGATACATGGAAGCAAAGTATTCTGGAGCTGATTACGGAAACCTCGACAAACCTGCCTCCAGATGTGCGCCGCGCCATCAATGACGCGAAAGCAAAAGAAGATAGTGGCACGCGTGCAGCCTTGTCACTCTCTACCATTGCTCAAAATATTACAATGGCGGAAGATAAGGTTTCGCCAATCTGCCAGGATACCGGGATGCCGACCTTTGAGATCAAAACGCCAGTTGGTGTCAACCAGCTCGTGATCAAAAAAGCGATCCATGAGGCGATCGTGGAGGCAACTAAGACAGGCAAACTGCGCCCCAACTCTGTCGATTCACTGACAGGCGCCAACAGCGGTGATAATCTGGGACCAGGTACGCCGGTCATCCACTTCGAACAGTGGGAAGAAGATGAAGTTGAAATCAAGCTGATCCTCAAAGGGGGCGGCTGCGAGAATAAAAATATTCAGTACTCTCTCCCCTGTGAGCTGGAAGGCCTGGGGAAAGCGGGTCGTGACCTGGATGGAATCCGCAAGTGCATCTTGCACTCTGTGTACCAGGCTCAAGGTCAAGGCTGCTCAGCCGGATTTATCGGTGTGGGCATCGGCGGAGACCGCACTTCCGGCTATTCATTGGCCAAGCATCAACTGTTCCGTCGTGTAGATGATACTAATCCGATTTCAGAGTTGGCTGAGCTGGAAGCGTACATCATGGAGAAAGCAAACGATCTGGGGATTGGAACAATGGGCTTCGGCGGTGCTTCTACACTGCTCGGCTGCAAAATCGGTGTCGAAAACAGACTGCCAGCAAGCTTCTTCGTCTCTGTAGCGTACAACTGCTGGGCATTCCGCCGTCAAGGTGTTCGACTCAATCCAGAGACAGGCGAGATTACCCGCTACCTTTACAAAGATGAGCCGGTCGCAATGAACCTGGATGCGGCCTCCGAACAGCCTGCAGCAGAACGCCGCGAAGTCGTTTTGCAAGCTCCGATCACCGAGGAGCAAATCCGCAGCCTCAAAGTAGGCGATGTGGTGATCATTAACGGCATGATGCACACCGGACGCGATGCGTTGCACAAATACCTGATGGATCACGATTGCCCGGTTGACCTTCAGGGTGGGGTTATCTACCACTGCGGACCGGTCATGCTGAAAGACGAGCAGGGCGAGTGGCATGTGAAAGCGGCTGGACCAACCACCTCCATTCGCGAGGAGCCATACCAAGGCGATATTATCAAGAAATTTGGCATTCGCGCGGTGATTGGCAAGGGCGGAATGGGTGCGAAAACCCTCAAAGCGCTGGGTGAGCATGGTGCAGTCTACCTCAATGCCATCGGCGGTGCAGCGCAGTACTATGCAGATTGTATCGAAAAGGTGGAAGGTGTCGACTTTATGGAATTCGGTATTCCGGAAGCCATGTGGCATCTTCGCGTCAACGGCTTTGCTGCAATCGTAACCATGGATGCTCACGGCAACAGCTTGCACGCTGATGTGGAAAAGAGCTCGATGGAAAAACTGGCGCAATTTGCTGAGCCTGTTTTTAAATAA